One Sodalis praecaptivus DNA segment encodes these proteins:
- the uraA gene encoding uracil permease: protein MTRRAIGVSERPPLLKTIPLSLQHLFAMFGATVLVPILFKINPGTVLLFNGIGTLLYLFICKGKIPAYLGSSFAFISPVLLLLPLGYELALGGFIACGALFCLVGLIVKKAGTGWINVIFPPAAMGAIVAVIGLELAGVAANMAGLLPSADAPVDATTVVISMATLGVTVLGSVLFRGFLAIIPILIGVLAGYALSAALGIVDFSPVAAAPWFALPTFYHPRFEWMAILTILPAALVVIAEHVGHLVVTANIVQRDLLRDPGLHRSLFANGASTLLSGFFGSTPNTTYGENIGVMAITRVYSTWVIGGAAILAIALSCVGKLAAAIQAVPVPVMGGVSLLLYGVIAASGIRVLIESKVDYNKAQNLILTSVILIIGVSGAKIHLGAVELKGMALATVVGIALSLIFRVITLLRGEEKILEPDEGTPS, encoded by the coding sequence ATGACCCGTCGCGCCATCGGGGTGTCGGAACGCCCGCCGCTGCTGAAAACCATCCCGCTGAGTTTGCAGCACCTGTTCGCCATGTTTGGCGCCACGGTGCTGGTGCCGATTTTATTTAAAATCAATCCCGGCACCGTCCTGCTGTTTAACGGTATCGGCACCTTGCTGTACCTGTTTATCTGCAAGGGCAAAATCCCTGCCTATCTCGGCTCCAGCTTCGCTTTTATTTCGCCGGTGCTGCTGCTGTTGCCGCTCGGCTATGAGCTGGCGCTGGGGGGCTTTATCGCCTGCGGCGCGCTGTTTTGCCTGGTGGGCCTTATCGTCAAGAAGGCGGGAACCGGTTGGATCAACGTCATTTTTCCCCCCGCCGCGATGGGGGCGATAGTGGCGGTCATCGGCCTGGAGCTGGCCGGTGTCGCGGCCAATATGGCGGGTCTGCTGCCCAGCGCCGATGCGCCGGTGGACGCCACCACCGTGGTCATATCCATGGCCACCCTCGGCGTTACGGTGCTGGGGTCGGTATTGTTCCGCGGGTTTTTGGCCATCATCCCCATTCTCATTGGGGTGCTGGCGGGCTATGCGCTATCCGCCGCGCTCGGTATCGTGGATTTTTCGCCGGTGGCCGCTGCCCCCTGGTTCGCGCTGCCGACGTTTTACCATCCGCGCTTTGAATGGATGGCTATTCTGACTATCCTGCCGGCGGCGCTGGTGGTGATAGCCGAACATGTGGGGCACCTGGTGGTGACCGCCAATATTGTGCAGCGCGACTTATTGCGCGATCCGGGCCTGCACCGCTCGCTGTTCGCCAACGGCGCGTCAACCCTGCTGTCGGGCTTTTTTGGCTCGACGCCGAACACCACTTACGGTGAAAATATCGGCGTCATGGCGATAACCCGCGTTTACAGCACCTGGGTCATTGGCGGGGCGGCGATTCTGGCGATCGCGCTTTCCTGCGTCGGCAAGCTTGCGGCGGCGATCCAGGCGGTGCCGGTACCGGTGATGGGCGGCGTGTCGCTGCTGTTGTACGGCGTCATCGCCGCCTCCGGCATCCGGGTGCTAATCGAGTCGAAGGTCGATTATAACAAAGCGCAAAACCTGATTCTGACCTCGGTTATCCTGATTATCGGCGTCAGCGGCGCCAAAATTCATCTGGGCGCCGTCGAGTTGAAAGGTATGGCGCTGGCAACGGTGGTCGGTATCGCGCTTAGCCTGATATTCCGCGTTATCACGCTGCTGCGCGGCGAAGAGAAAATCCTCGAGCCCGATGAAGGCACGCCCTCCTGA
- the hda gene encoding DnaA inactivator Hda — MFARTQEVHLNTPAQLSLPLYLPDDETFASFYPGENGALLAALQEMLSREHGSYLYFWSRKGGGRSHLLHAACAALSARTQAVGYVPLDKRTWFVPEVLEGMEQLALVTIDNIECIVGDPPWEMAIFNLYNRIQETGRTRLIISGNCPPRQLNLSLPDLASRLDWGQIYRLQPLSDEEKGAALQLRAKLRGFELPEDVSRFLLKRLERDMRTLSATLDQLDHASIRAQRKLTIPFVKAILNL, encoded by the coding sequence ATCTTTGCCAGAACGCAAGAGGTACATCTGAACACGCCGGCGCAGCTTTCTTTACCGCTCTATCTACCCGATGACGAGACCTTCGCCAGCTTTTATCCCGGCGAAAATGGCGCGCTGCTGGCGGCGCTACAGGAAATGCTGTCCCGCGAACACGGCAGTTACCTCTATTTTTGGTCACGCAAGGGGGGCGGCCGCAGCCATTTATTGCACGCCGCCTGCGCGGCGCTGTCGGCGCGCACCCAGGCGGTAGGCTATGTGCCGCTGGATAAACGCACCTGGTTCGTGCCTGAGGTGCTGGAAGGGATGGAGCAATTAGCGCTGGTGACCATCGATAATATCGAGTGTATCGTCGGCGATCCGCCGTGGGAAATGGCGATTTTCAATCTCTATAACCGCATTCAGGAAACCGGGCGCACCCGGCTTATCATTAGCGGCAATTGCCCGCCGCGCCAATTAAATCTCAGCCTGCCTGACCTGGCCTCCCGTTTGGATTGGGGGCAGATTTATCGTTTGCAGCCGCTCTCTGACGAAGAGAAGGGCGCGGCCCTGCAACTGCGGGCGAAGCTGCGTGGATTTGAGTTGCCGGAAGACGTCAGCCGCTTTTTGTTAAAACGATTGGAAAGGGATATGCGCACGCTGTCGGCGACGCTGGATCAGCTGGATCATGCGTCAATCCGCGCGCAGCGTAAACTGACCATTCCGTTCGTCAAAGCCATCTTGAATCTCTAA
- a CDS encoding tetratricopeptide repeat protein, with translation MVTRLKKSFIALLLTAFVGAFPAQADEIQDNLPDMGTTAGSTLSIGEEMQMGDYFVRQLRGGAPIINDPLLDQYINHLGGTLVAHANSVRTPFHFFLLRSSELNAFAFFGGNVVLHSALFNYTDNESELASVMAHELSHVTQRHLARAMEDQRRNAPLTWVGALGSILLTMANPQLGMAALSGTIAGAAQGNISFTQANEQEADRIGLQVLQRAGFDPQAMPTFLQKLADQNRYSTAPPEMLQTHPLPLSRLADTRNRANQMKHIAIDSSQDFYLAKARVLGMFGSSDNVLRSDVLDAWQKGNARRQLAAQYGQAILFYQAKKYDDAKRSLQPLLTRQPSNIWLVDLMTDIDLALKQTGQAISRLEALVRGNERDANPVLLLNLANAYVEGHRYSDAIRILNRYTFSHPDDTNGWDLLAQACAGQGLGDQELAARAERLALTGQLDQAVRALSEASSRVKLGSLQQARYDARIDQIRQLQLRFAQYEKGARR, from the coding sequence ATGGTTACTCGGTTGAAAAAAAGCTTTATCGCGCTGTTGCTGACCGCGTTCGTCGGCGCATTCCCGGCGCAGGCTGATGAAATCCAGGACAATCTACCGGATATGGGCACCACCGCCGGTAGCACCCTAAGCATCGGCGAAGAGATGCAAATGGGGGATTACTTCGTGCGCCAGCTGCGCGGCGGCGCTCCGATTATCAACGATCCGCTGTTAGATCAATATATCAATCATTTGGGCGGGACACTGGTGGCCCATGCCAACTCGGTACGCACGCCCTTCCATTTTTTCCTGCTGCGCAGCAGCGAGCTTAACGCGTTCGCTTTTTTCGGCGGCAACGTAGTGCTGCATTCGGCGCTGTTTAACTATACCGACAATGAGAGCGAACTGGCGTCGGTCATGGCCCACGAACTGTCGCATGTGACCCAGCGTCATCTGGCGCGCGCCATGGAAGATCAGCGACGCAACGCGCCGTTGACCTGGGTCGGCGCGCTGGGCTCCATTCTATTGACCATGGCCAATCCGCAATTGGGTATGGCCGCACTCTCCGGCACCATCGCCGGCGCCGCCCAGGGTAACATCAGCTTCACGCAGGCCAACGAGCAGGAAGCGGATCGCATTGGTTTGCAGGTGCTGCAACGCGCCGGCTTTGACCCGCAGGCGATGCCGACCTTCTTGCAGAAGCTGGCGGACCAGAACCGCTACTCCACCGCGCCGCCGGAGATGCTGCAAACCCACCCCTTGCCGCTGAGCCGGCTGGCGGATACCCGTAACCGCGCCAACCAGATGAAACACATCGCCATCGACTCATCGCAGGACTTTTACCTGGCGAAGGCGCGCGTGCTCGGGATGTTCGGGTCAAGTGACAACGTGCTGCGCAGCGATGTGCTGGACGCCTGGCAGAAAGGCAACGCGCGCCGGCAGTTGGCCGCGCAGTACGGCCAGGCGATTTTGTTCTATCAGGCCAAAAAATACGACGACGCCAAACGGTCGCTGCAACCTTTGTTAACCCGGCAGCCGTCCAACATCTGGCTGGTGGATTTGATGACCGATATCGATCTGGCGCTAAAACAGACGGGACAGGCCATCAGCCGGCTTGAGGCGCTGGTGCGCGGCAATGAGCGCGATGCCAACCCGGTGCTGCTGCTCAACCTCGCCAACGCCTATGTCGAGGGGCATCGCTATAGCGACGCCATACGGATCCTCAATCGCTACACCTTTTCCCACCCTGACGACACCAACGGCTGGGATCTGCTGGCCCAGGCATGCGCCGGGCAGGGTCTGGGGGATCAGGAGCTGGCGGCGCGCGCCGAACGGCTGGCGCTAACGGGGCAGTTGGATCAAGCGGTGCGGGCGTTAAGCGAGGCCAGTAGCCGGGTCAAATTGGGCAGCCTACAGCAGGCGCGTTATGACGCGCGTATCGATCAGATTAGGCAGTTGCAGCTGCGCTTCGCCCAGTATGAGAAAGGCGCGCGCCGCTAA
- the bcp gene encoding thioredoxin-dependent thiol peroxidase, producing the protein MTPLKAGDIAPQFSLPDQDGELISLTDFQGQRVLVYFYPKAMTPGCTVQACGLRDNMDDLKKAGVEVLGISTDKPEKLSRFAEKELLNFTLLSDEDHQVAGQFGVWGEKSFMGKTYDGIHRISFLVGVDGAIEKVFDDFKTSNHHDIVLAYLKSV; encoded by the coding sequence ATGACGCCACTGAAAGCCGGTGATATAGCACCACAATTTAGCCTGCCCGATCAGGACGGTGAACTCATCAGCCTTACCGACTTCCAGGGACAAAGAGTGTTGGTCTACTTTTATCCCAAAGCGATGACGCCAGGCTGTACCGTACAAGCGTGCGGGTTGCGCGATAACATGGACGACCTGAAAAAGGCCGGGGTGGAAGTCTTGGGCATCAGTACCGACAAACCCGAGAAGCTATCCCGCTTCGCCGAAAAAGAGCTGCTGAATTTCACCTTGCTCTCCGATGAAGACCATCAGGTCGCCGGCCAGTTCGGCGTCTGGGGCGAGAAGAGCTTTATGGGCAAAACCTATGATGGTATTCACCGCATCAGTTTCCTGGTGGGTGTCGATGGCGCCATCGAAAAAGTGTTCGACGATTTCAAAACCAGCAATCACCATGATATCGTGCTGGCCTATCTGAAAAGCGTCTGA
- a CDS encoding glycine cleavage system transcriptional repressor yields the protein MPPLQQHYLVITALGTDRPGIVNTITRHVSSCGCNIEDSRLAMLGEEFTFIMLLSGGWNAIAQIESTLPLKGAELDLLIVMKRTNAQEQPATPTTVWVTVEVDDSPHIIERYTDLFDSHQMTLAELASKTQPARPQSPPRLTLSMTAHGPAGGQVLLIEQRFHQLCTELHAQGSIRVINHPQHQERDGVLQ from the coding sequence TTGCCACCGTTACAGCAACATTATCTGGTTATCACCGCTCTGGGCACAGACCGGCCTGGCATTGTCAATACCATTACCCGCCACGTCAGCAGCTGCGGCTGCAATATCGAAGATAGCCGACTCGCCATGCTGGGCGAGGAATTTACCTTTATTATGCTGCTTTCCGGCGGGTGGAACGCCATCGCGCAAATTGAATCTACCCTGCCGCTGAAAGGGGCCGAGCTGGATTTATTGATTGTCATGAAGCGCACCAACGCCCAAGAGCAGCCGGCGACGCCGACGACGGTGTGGGTCACGGTGGAGGTGGATGACTCTCCCCACATCATTGAGCGTTATACCGATTTGTTTGATAGCCATCAGATGACCTTGGCGGAGCTGGCGTCGAAAACGCAGCCGGCACGCCCGCAATCGCCGCCGCGGCTGACGCTCTCGATGACCGCGCACGGTCCGGCCGGGGGTCAGGTTCTGCTGATTGAACAGAGGTTTCATCAACTCTGTACAGAACTGCATGCGCAAGGCAGTATTAGAGTTATCAATCATCCACAGCATCAGGAAAGAGACGGAGTATTGCAATGA
- the dapA gene encoding 4-hydroxy-tetrahydrodipicolinate synthase, producing the protein MFTGSIVALVTPMDEKGAIDRVSLKKLIDYHVASGTAAIVAVGTTGETSTLSHEEHGDVVMWTLELSDGRVPVIAGTGANSTSEAVSLTRRFNDSGVVGCLSVTPYYNRPSQEGLFQHFKAIAESSDLPQILYNVPARTGCDMLPPTVARLAEIKNIIGIKEATGNLSRVSQIQELVNADFLLLSGDDASALDFMQLGGKGVISVTANVAAKEMAQLCALAADGNYADARRLNQRLMPLHQKLFFEPSPIPVKWACKALGLMATDTLRLPMTPLTEAGSRVVRQALTDAGLL; encoded by the coding sequence ATGTTTACGGGAAGCATAGTTGCACTGGTTACTCCGATGGACGAAAAGGGCGCCATCGACCGGGTCAGTCTGAAAAAATTAATCGATTATCATGTCGCCAGCGGTACCGCAGCCATCGTGGCCGTGGGAACGACCGGCGAAACGTCTACCCTCAGCCATGAAGAGCATGGCGATGTGGTGATGTGGACCCTTGAGCTTAGCGACGGGCGCGTTCCCGTTATCGCGGGCACCGGTGCCAACTCTACCTCCGAGGCCGTATCGCTGACTCGCCGCTTCAACGACAGCGGCGTCGTGGGATGCCTTAGCGTCACGCCCTACTACAACCGTCCGAGTCAGGAAGGGTTGTTCCAGCACTTTAAAGCCATTGCCGAAAGCAGCGATTTGCCGCAGATCCTGTACAATGTGCCGGCGCGCACCGGCTGCGATATGCTGCCGCCGACCGTCGCCCGCCTGGCGGAAATCAAAAATATTATCGGTATTAAGGAAGCGACGGGGAACTTAAGCCGCGTTAGCCAGATCCAAGAGCTGGTCAATGCCGATTTCCTGCTGCTAAGCGGCGACGACGCCAGCGCATTGGACTTCATGCAACTCGGCGGCAAAGGGGTGATTTCCGTGACGGCGAACGTGGCCGCGAAGGAAATGGCGCAGCTTTGCGCGCTGGCGGCCGACGGCAATTACGCTGATGCGCGCCGTCTGAATCAGCGCCTGATGCCGCTGCATCAGAAATTATTCTTTGAACCCAGCCCCATACCGGTTAAATGGGCTTGTAAAGCATTGGGATTAATGGCGACCGATACCCTGCGCCTGCCGATGACGCCCCTGACCGAGGCGGGCAGCCGCGTGGTGAGACAGGCGTTAACGGATGCGGGTTTGCTGTAA
- the bamC gene encoding outer membrane protein assembly factor BamC has protein sequence MAYSMQKSRVAKGVGVTLIVLLAACTSDQRYKRQVNGNEEYLKAPSLHALSSPSGMILPLQNGDYEIPAVTRNGAVGKGLDIRPPAQPLALLNGSRSQYSGNSAVIQLENSAQSRDLWSQVAAVVQSKGYPIASRQDAQQSLNTDWILWSRADEDEQYSGRYQISLATQGYQTSLQVTSLGLRQQDKPVTNPALVQRYTVEMLNSVASGLQQLNDERANRIAQGETADLSVQSGADESGLPLLVVRSPYNAVWTHLPAALSRIGMKVKDSSRPLGTVSVTYDAPGSGTWDDLGAKDPDLRNGDYKLQVGDLGNRSTLQFTDPKGHTLTQSQNDALVAVFQAAFSQSSTR, from the coding sequence ATGGCTTATTCAATGCAAAAGTCGCGGGTAGCGAAAGGGGTAGGCGTCACGCTTATCGTGCTGCTCGCGGCCTGTACCAGCGATCAGCGCTATAAACGTCAGGTAAACGGCAATGAAGAGTACCTGAAAGCACCGTCGCTGCACGCGCTTTCCAGTCCTTCCGGTATGATTCTGCCCCTGCAGAACGGCGACTATGAGATTCCCGCCGTCACGCGCAATGGCGCCGTGGGCAAAGGGCTGGACATCCGCCCCCCCGCGCAGCCGCTGGCGTTGCTGAACGGTTCCCGCTCGCAATATTCCGGCAACAGCGCCGTTATCCAGCTGGAGAACAGCGCGCAAAGCCGCGATCTATGGTCGCAGGTAGCGGCGGTAGTGCAAAGCAAGGGCTATCCCATCGCCTCACGTCAGGACGCGCAGCAGAGCTTGAATACCGATTGGATCCTCTGGAGCCGCGCGGATGAAGACGAACAGTACAGCGGCCGTTACCAGATAAGCCTGGCGACGCAGGGCTATCAGACTTCGCTGCAGGTGACCTCGCTGGGTTTGCGGCAGCAGGATAAGCCGGTGACCAACCCCGCGCTGGTGCAGCGCTATACCGTCGAGATGCTCAACAGCGTCGCGAGCGGGCTTCAACAGCTTAACGACGAGCGCGCCAACCGTATCGCGCAGGGCGAAACCGCCGATCTGAGCGTGCAAAGCGGCGCCGACGAAAGCGGGCTGCCGCTGTTGGTGGTGCGCTCGCCGTACAATGCCGTGTGGACCCATCTGCCGGCGGCGCTCTCGCGTATCGGCATGAAGGTCAAGGACAGCAGCCGCCCGCTCGGTACCGTCTCGGTGACCTATGACGCCCCGGGAAGCGGTACCTGGGACGATTTAGGCGCCAAAGATCCGGATTTGCGCAACGGCGACTATAAACTGCAGGTCGGCGACCTCGGCAACCGCAGCACGCTGCAGTTCACCGACCCGAAAGGACATACCCTGACCCAGTCGCAAAATGACGCGCTGGTGGCGGTGTTCCAGGCGGCATTCAGCCAGTCATCTACCCGTTAA
- the purC gene encoding phosphoribosylaminoimidazolesuccinocarboxamide synthase produces the protein MQKLAELYRGKAKTVYTTEDPDLLILTFRNDTSALDGQRIEQFERKGMINNKFNYFIMTKLAEAGIPTQIVRLLSDNEVLVKKLAMVPVECVVRNRAAGSLVKRLGVEEGLVLNPPLFDLFLKNDAMHDPMINDSYCTTFGWVSEHHLARMKQLTYQANDVLSKIFDDAGLILVDFKLEFGLFNGEIVLGDEFSPDGSRLWDKNTLDKMDKDRFRQSLGGVIEAYEEVAKRIGVSLD, from the coding sequence ATGCAAAAGTTAGCTGAGTTGTATCGCGGCAAAGCGAAAACGGTCTATACCACCGAGGATCCGGATTTGCTGATCCTGACCTTCCGCAACGATACGTCAGCGCTGGACGGTCAGCGTATCGAGCAATTCGAGCGCAAGGGCATGATCAACAATAAGTTCAATTATTTCATCATGACCAAATTGGCCGAGGCCGGCATTCCGACCCAGATCGTGCGCCTGCTTTCCGATAATGAGGTGCTGGTGAAAAAGCTGGCGATGGTGCCCGTGGAATGCGTTGTGCGCAACCGCGCCGCCGGTTCGCTGGTGAAGCGCTTGGGCGTGGAAGAAGGGCTGGTGTTGAATCCGCCGCTGTTCGATCTGTTTTTGAAAAACGACGCCATGCACGATCCGATGATAAACGACTCCTATTGCACCACCTTCGGCTGGGTCAGTGAACACCACCTGGCGCGCATGAAGCAATTGACCTATCAGGCCAACGATGTGCTGAGCAAAATTTTTGACGATGCCGGGCTTATTCTGGTGGACTTCAAGCTGGAATTCGGCCTATTCAACGGCGAAATTGTGCTGGGGGATGAGTTTTCCCCTGACGGCAGCCGTTTATGGGACAAAAACACCCTGGATAAAATGGATAAAGACCGCTTCCGTCAGAGCCTGGGCGGCGTCATCGAAGCCTATGAGGAAGTCGCCAAGCGTATCGGCGTGTCGTTGGACTAA
- a CDS encoding neutral zinc metallopeptidase, which translates to MRWQGGRESNNVEDRRGQSSGLGGGGFRLPIRGKGGIVLLIVVVVAGYYGVDLTPLLTGGQSSSPATSQTRVSANDDEAAKFTAVILGYTEDTWQQIFQQMGKTYQPPKLVMYRGATRTGCGTGQSVMGPFYCPTDSTVYIDLSFYDDMKNKLGAGGDFAQGYVVAHEVGHHVQKLLGIESQVRQLQQGAPEKTVNQLSVKLELQADCFAGVWGHSMQQRQILDEQDPQEALNAAQAIGDDRLQQRGQGRVVPDSFTHGTSQQRYSWFKRGFDSGDIKQCDTFASR; encoded by the coding sequence ATGCGTTGGCAAGGCGGTCGCGAAAGCAATAATGTGGAAGACAGGCGCGGGCAGTCATCCGGTCTCGGCGGCGGCGGCTTCAGGCTGCCGATTCGCGGTAAGGGCGGTATCGTACTGCTGATTGTGGTGGTGGTGGCGGGTTATTATGGCGTTGATCTCACGCCGCTGCTTACCGGCGGCCAGTCAAGTTCGCCGGCGACCTCGCAAACGCGCGTCAGCGCCAATGACGATGAAGCGGCCAAGTTTACCGCGGTGATCCTCGGCTATACCGAAGATACCTGGCAGCAGATTTTCCAGCAGATGGGCAAGACCTATCAACCGCCGAAGCTGGTGATGTATCGCGGCGCGACGCGTACCGGCTGCGGTACCGGCCAATCGGTGATGGGGCCGTTCTATTGCCCGACGGACAGTACGGTGTATATCGACTTATCGTTTTATGACGATATGAAAAATAAGCTCGGCGCCGGCGGCGATTTCGCCCAGGGTTATGTTGTCGCTCACGAAGTGGGGCATCACGTCCAAAAACTGCTCGGCATTGAAAGTCAGGTGCGACAACTTCAACAGGGCGCGCCGGAAAAAACCGTGAATCAGCTGTCGGTGAAGCTGGAGCTACAGGCGGATTGTTTCGCCGGCGTATGGGGCCACAGCATGCAGCAGCGGCAGATCCTGGATGAACAAGACCCCCAGGAAGCGCTGAATGCCGCGCAGGCTATCGGCGACGACCGTTTGCAGCAGCGCGGACAAGGTAGAGTCGTGCCGGACAGTTTTACCCATGGCACCTCCCAGCAGCGTTATAGCTGGTTTAAACGCGGATTCGACAGCGGCGATATCAAGCAGTGTGATACGTTCGCCAGTCGCTAA
- a CDS encoding DUF441 domain-containing protein, translated as MNFSDPTLLILLGLAALGIISHNNTVTVAILVLLIIRLTPMEQYFPWVEKQGLTIGIIILTIGVLAPVASGTLSASTVLHSFLHWKSLLAIVIGVVVSWLGGRGVSLMSSQPSVVAGLLVGTVLGVALFRGVPVGPLIAAGLLSLLVGKT; from the coding sequence ATGAATTTTTCCGATCCGACGCTGCTGATCCTGCTGGGTCTGGCGGCGCTCGGTATTATTAGCCACAACAACACCGTGACGGTGGCGATCCTGGTGTTATTAATTATTCGCCTTACGCCGATGGAACAGTATTTCCCCTGGGTGGAAAAGCAGGGATTGACCATCGGTATTATTATTCTCACCATCGGCGTACTGGCGCCCGTCGCCAGCGGCACGCTGTCCGCGTCTACCGTACTGCACTCCTTTTTGCATTGGAAATCGCTGCTGGCGATTGTGATCGGTGTGGTAGTGTCCTGGCTGGGCGGCCGCGGCGTCTCATTGATGTCCAGCCAGCCCTCCGTGGTCGCCGGGTTGCTGGTGGGCACGGTGCTCGGGGTCGCGCTGTTTCGCGGCGTGCCGGTGGGGCCGCTGATAGCCGCGGGGTTGCTCTCTCTGCTTGTGGGCAAAACCTGA